In Modestobacter versicolor, a single genomic region encodes these proteins:
- the panB gene encoding 3-methyl-2-oxobutanoate hydroxymethyltransferase, producing the protein MTESVLYGGGSTARVRVHHLQQAKERGEKWAMLTAYDTYAAGVFEEAGIPVMLVGDSAGNVVLGHSSTVPVTVEDLLLLTKAVTRSTSRSLIVADLPFGSYESGPQQAFETSVRLMKEGGAQAVKLEGGVRVAPQIRLLTESGIPVMAHIGFTPQSEHALGGFRVQGRGAGAEQLLADAHAVQDAGAFAVVMEMVPAEIAGQVTKELAIPTIGIGAGPDCDAQVLVWPDMAGMTAGRVPKFVKRYADLRGELLRAAQEYATEVREGVFPGPEHSFD; encoded by the coding sequence ATGACCGAGTCGGTGTTGTACGGCGGGGGGTCGACCGCCCGGGTGCGCGTGCACCACCTGCAGCAGGCCAAGGAGCGCGGCGAGAAGTGGGCGATGCTCACCGCCTACGACACCTACGCAGCAGGGGTCTTCGAGGAGGCCGGCATCCCGGTGATGCTGGTCGGTGACTCGGCGGGCAACGTCGTCCTCGGCCACAGCTCCACGGTGCCGGTGACCGTCGAGGACCTGCTGCTGCTCACCAAGGCCGTCACCCGGTCGACGTCCCGCTCGCTGATCGTCGCCGACCTGCCCTTCGGCAGCTACGAGTCCGGCCCGCAGCAGGCCTTCGAGACCTCGGTGCGGCTGATGAAGGAGGGCGGCGCCCAGGCGGTCAAGCTCGAGGGCGGGGTGCGGGTCGCCCCGCAGATCCGGCTGCTCACCGAGTCGGGCATCCCGGTGATGGCGCACATCGGCTTCACGCCGCAGAGCGAGCACGCCCTCGGCGGGTTCCGGGTGCAGGGCCGCGGGGCGGGTGCCGAGCAGCTGCTCGCCGACGCGCACGCCGTGCAGGACGCCGGGGCCTTCGCCGTGGTGATGGAGATGGTGCCCGCCGAGATCGCCGGTCAGGTCACCAAGGAGCTGGCCATCCCGACCATCGGCATCGGCGCCGGCCCGGACTGCGACGCCCAGGTGCTCGTCTGGCCGGACATGGCCGGGATGACCGCCGGGCGGGTGCCGAAGTTCGTGAAGCGGTACGCCGACCTGCGCGGTGAGCTGCTGCGCGCGGCCCAGGAGTACGCCACCGAGGTCCGCGAGGGTGTCTTCCCCGGCCCCGAGCACTCCTTCGACTGA
- the glnA gene encoding type I glutamate--ammonia ligase — protein MDRQQEFVLRTLEERDIRFVRLWFTDVSGYLKAVAVAPAEIEAAFAEGIGFDGSAIEGFARVYESDMLAKPDPGTFQVMPATKGQPSDTARMFCDITLPDGSPAWADPRHVLRRALAKAADMGFTFYTHPEVEFFLLKDLPSDGSPPEPADTGGYFDLSTHNVAHDFRREAVFALEAMGISVEFSHHEVAPGQQEIDLRYADALSMADNIMTLRHVVREVALAQGVHATFMPKPFTELAGSAMHTHVSLFEGDRNAFHDPADPMRLSTTGKQFIAGLLVHAREMTAVTNQTVNSYRRLLAGTEAPTAATWGRANRSALVRLPSYKPNKGNSARVEVRSPDSACNPYLTFAVLLAAGLRGIEKGYDLPPEAEDDVWSLTDTERRAAGYEDLPVSLGEALTAMQGSELVAETLGEHVFDFFLRNKWEEFNSYRQNVTPFELKRYLPGL, from the coding sequence ATGGACCGTCAGCAGGAGTTCGTCCTGCGCACCCTGGAGGAGCGCGACATCCGCTTCGTGCGGCTGTGGTTCACCGACGTCTCGGGGTACCTGAAGGCGGTGGCGGTCGCCCCGGCCGAGATCGAGGCCGCCTTCGCCGAGGGCATCGGCTTCGACGGCTCGGCGATCGAGGGCTTCGCCCGGGTCTACGAGTCCGACATGCTGGCCAAGCCCGACCCGGGCACCTTCCAGGTGATGCCGGCGACGAAGGGCCAGCCCAGCGACACGGCGCGGATGTTCTGCGACATCACGCTGCCCGACGGCTCGCCGGCCTGGGCCGACCCGCGGCACGTGCTGCGCCGGGCGCTGGCCAAGGCCGCCGACATGGGCTTCACCTTCTACACCCACCCCGAGGTCGAGTTCTTCCTGCTCAAGGACCTGCCCAGCGACGGCAGCCCGCCCGAGCCGGCCGACACCGGCGGCTACTTCGACCTGTCGACCCACAACGTGGCGCACGACTTCCGCCGCGAGGCCGTCTTCGCGCTGGAGGCGATGGGCATCTCGGTGGAGTTCAGCCACCACGAGGTCGCCCCCGGCCAGCAGGAGATCGACCTGCGCTACGCCGACGCCCTGTCGATGGCCGACAACATCATGACGCTGCGGCACGTCGTCCGGGAGGTGGCGCTGGCCCAGGGGGTGCACGCCACCTTCATGCCCAAGCCGTTCACCGAGCTGGCCGGCTCGGCGATGCACACGCACGTGTCGCTGTTCGAGGGCGACCGCAACGCCTTCCACGACCCGGCCGACCCGATGCGGCTGTCCACCACCGGCAAGCAGTTCATCGCCGGCCTGCTGGTGCACGCCCGGGAGATGACCGCGGTCACCAACCAGACGGTCAACTCCTACCGCCGGCTGCTGGCCGGCACCGAGGCCCCGACCGCGGCGACCTGGGGCCGGGCCAACCGCTCGGCGCTGGTGCGGCTGCCCTCCTACAAGCCGAACAAGGGCAACTCCGCGCGGGTCGAGGTCCGCTCGCCGGACTCCGCGTGCAACCCCTACCTGACCTTCGCGGTGCTGCTCGCGGCCGGGCTGCGCGGCATCGAGAAGGGCTACGACCTCCCGCCGGAGGCCGAGGACGACGTCTGGTCGCTCACCGACACCGAGCGGCGCGCCGCCGGCTACGAGGACCTGCCGGTCTCCCTGGGCGAGGCGCTGACCGCGATGCAGGGCAGCGAGCTGGTCGCCGAGACCCTCGGCGAGCACGTGTTCGACTTCTTCCTGCGCAACAAGTGGGAGGAGTTCAACTCCTACCGGCAGAACGTCACGCCCTTCGAGCTGAAGCGCTACCTCCCCGGCCTGTAA
- the npdG gene encoding NADPH-dependent F420 reductase, protein MTDGRAVEDLVVGVLGGTGPQGRGLAVRLAAAGQRVLLGSRDAERAEEVAAEVATRAGAAAGGVEVSVRGGSNVDVAGAADLVVIAVPYAGHADTLAELATPLAGKVVVDCVVPMGWDELGAYVLDVPEGSVCQQAAVLLPDSSVVGAFHHLSAVTLEDLSQPTLDGDVMVVGDTREATDVVQALAGRLPGMRGVYAGRLRNARQVEALTINLVSVNRRYKAHAGVRITDV, encoded by the coding sequence GTGACGGACGGACGTGCGGTGGAGGACCTCGTGGTCGGGGTGCTCGGGGGGACCGGGCCGCAGGGCCGTGGCCTGGCGGTGCGGCTGGCCGCGGCCGGGCAGCGCGTGCTGCTGGGGTCCCGGGACGCCGAGCGCGCCGAGGAGGTCGCCGCCGAGGTCGCCACCCGCGCCGGGGCGGCCGCCGGCGGGGTCGAGGTGTCGGTGCGCGGCGGGTCGAACGTCGACGTCGCCGGCGCCGCAGACCTGGTGGTCATCGCCGTCCCGTACGCCGGGCACGCCGACACCCTCGCCGAGCTGGCCACCCCGCTGGCCGGCAAGGTCGTCGTCGACTGCGTCGTCCCGATGGGCTGGGACGAGCTCGGCGCCTACGTGCTCGACGTCCCCGAGGGCAGCGTCTGCCAGCAGGCGGCCGTGCTGCTGCCCGACAGCTCCGTCGTCGGCGCGTTCCACCACCTGTCGGCGGTGACGCTGGAGGACCTCTCCCAGCCCACCCTGGACGGCGACGTGATGGTCGTCGGCGACACCCGCGAGGCCACCGACGTGGTGCAGGCGCTCGCCGGGCGGCTGCCGGGCATGCGCGGGGTCTACGCCGGGCGGCTGCGCAACGCGCGGCAGGTCGAGGCGCTGACGATCAACCTGGTCTCGGTGAACCGCCGCTACAAGGCCCACGCCGGCGTCCGCATCACGGATGTCTGA
- a CDS encoding L,D-transpeptidase has translation MTGSRSRRSAAVLTALAVLALPACQSGEEGAPEPAAAATSTAQEPDPVEPAVISTDPPLDSVDVAPVTPLHVNAGNGTLTAVTVTDEDGAALPGALDAGAATWTASAELAYGTTYTVAATAVDAEGTPTQAGGTITTVSPRTLTLASVFPSADSGTVGVGQPISVTFDEDVTDRAAVERQLHVTTTPPVVGSWSWLSDRTVHYRPQQYWPAHTHVAVDVDVYGLDVGAGIRGQRSEHVEFDVGAKKVAVVDATERVLRLYVDDQLVKEMPTSLGKSGSPTPTGTYVVMQQSRNYTMRSASYGVPLDAPGGYETPVEYASRLSNSGIFVHAAPWSVGDQGRRNVSHGCLNVSTANAGWFYDNFGRGDVVEVANAGPALEVWDGYGDWNASWDQWQAGSALVPPAS, from the coding sequence ATGACCGGCTCCCGGTCCCGCCGCTCCGCCGCTGTCCTGACCGCTCTCGCCGTGCTCGCGCTGCCGGCCTGCCAGAGCGGGGAGGAGGGTGCGCCGGAGCCCGCGGCCGCCGCGACGAGCACGGCCCAGGAGCCCGACCCGGTGGAGCCCGCGGTCATCAGCACCGACCCGCCGCTGGACAGCGTCGACGTCGCGCCGGTGACCCCGCTGCACGTCAACGCGGGCAACGGGACGCTGACCGCGGTCACCGTGACCGACGAGGACGGAGCGGCGCTGCCCGGTGCGCTGGACGCCGGTGCGGCGACGTGGACGGCCTCGGCCGAGCTCGCCTACGGCACCACCTACACGGTCGCGGCGACCGCGGTGGACGCCGAGGGCACCCCGACCCAGGCCGGTGGCACCATCACCACCGTCAGCCCGAGGACGCTCACCCTGGCGTCGGTCTTCCCCAGCGCCGACTCCGGCACGGTGGGCGTCGGCCAGCCCATCTCTGTCACCTTCGACGAGGACGTCACCGACCGGGCCGCGGTCGAGCGGCAGCTGCACGTGACGACGACCCCGCCGGTCGTGGGCTCCTGGTCGTGGCTGTCCGACCGCACCGTGCACTACCGCCCGCAGCAGTACTGGCCGGCCCACACCCACGTCGCGGTCGACGTCGACGTGTACGGCCTGGACGTCGGCGCGGGCATCCGCGGTCAGCGCAGCGAGCACGTCGAGTTCGATGTCGGCGCCAAGAAGGTCGCCGTCGTCGACGCCACCGAGCGGGTGCTGCGGCTCTACGTCGACGACCAGCTGGTCAAGGAGATGCCCACCTCGCTGGGCAAGAGCGGCAGCCCAACGCCGACCGGCACGTACGTGGTCATGCAGCAGTCGCGCAACTACACGATGCGCTCGGCGAGCTACGGCGTCCCGCTCGACGCCCCCGGCGGCTACGAGACCCCGGTCGAGTACGCCTCCCGGCTGTCGAACTCGGGCATCTTCGTGCACGCCGCGCCCTGGTCGGTCGGCGACCAGGGGCGGCGCAACGTCTCCCACGGCTGCCTGAACGTCTCGACCGCGAACGCCGGCTGGTTCTACGACAACTTCGGCCGCGGCGACGTCGTCGAGGTGGCCAACGCCGGCCCGGCGCTGGAGGTCTGGGACGGCTACGGCGACTGGAACGCCAGCTGGGACCAGTGGCAGGCCGGGTCCGCGCTGGTGCCCCCGGCGAGCTGA
- a CDS encoding GGDEF domain-containing protein, with protein MQRLLARTLALSSTDPLTGLANRRSLVEQAPRIWRQARRDGQRVAVLVLDLDHFKRLNDAYGHATGDAVLRCVAAALGATVRPPDVLARTGGEELVVLGLVSDPSEARHLAERLRLAVSSSGVGLQCEVTVSIGVALARPGDGEEPGDALWRLVDRADAAMYEAKQHGRDRVVVAGAAVVPLPRATPRSAGGMA; from the coding sequence GTGCAGCGCCTGCTCGCGCGCACGCTCGCGCTGTCCTCCACCGACCCGCTCACCGGGCTGGCCAACCGCCGCTCGCTGGTCGAGCAGGCACCGCGGATCTGGCGGCAGGCCCGCCGCGACGGCCAGCGGGTCGCCGTCCTGGTGCTCGACCTCGACCACTTCAAGCGGCTCAACGACGCCTACGGCCACGCCACCGGCGACGCCGTGCTGCGCTGCGTCGCCGCTGCCCTCGGCGCCACCGTCCGCCCGCCCGACGTGCTGGCGCGCACCGGCGGGGAGGAGCTGGTGGTGCTCGGGCTGGTCTCCGACCCCAGCGAGGCCCGCCACCTGGCCGAGCGGCTCCGGCTGGCGGTGTCCTCCAGCGGCGTCGGGCTGCAGTGCGAGGTCACCGTCTCGATCGGCGTGGCGCTGGCCCGGCCGGGCGACGGCGAGGAGCCCGGCGACGCGCTGTGGCGGCTGGTCGACCGCGCGGACGCCGCGATGTACGAGGCCAAGCAGCACGGCCGGGACCGGGTCGTGGTGGCCGGTGCCGCCGTCGTGCCGCTCCCCCGGGCCACCCCGCGCAGCGCCGGCGGCATGGCCTGA
- a CDS encoding type 1 glutamine amidotransferase, whose amino-acid sequence MTRLLVVVPSDTDPPTRLGQWLRDAGLELDERRLSAGDPLPEDLTGHDGLLVLGGPQSSLDDEETSPELVGVRHLLGQAVAADVPTLAVCLGAQLLAQVGGGSTRVGADGPEVGATLVAKRDAADADPLFGPLPLSPDVLEWHHDEIDRLPAGATLLASNPRYDNQAYRVGEHVYGLQFHIETDEALVRQWAEHDPAGVGSSGLDVETICARAAAVHPDLAEVWAPFAGRFADLVRARAHSGHPASGG is encoded by the coding sequence GTGACCCGCCTGCTCGTCGTCGTCCCCTCCGACACCGACCCGCCCACCCGGCTGGGCCAGTGGCTCCGCGACGCGGGGCTGGAGCTCGACGAGCGGCGGCTGTCCGCCGGCGACCCGCTGCCCGAGGACCTCACCGGGCACGACGGGCTGCTGGTGCTCGGCGGGCCGCAGTCCTCGCTGGACGACGAGGAGACCTCCCCGGAGCTGGTCGGGGTGCGGCACCTGCTCGGCCAGGCCGTGGCCGCCGACGTCCCGACGCTGGCGGTCTGCCTCGGTGCCCAGCTGCTGGCCCAGGTCGGCGGCGGCAGCACCCGGGTGGGGGCGGACGGTCCGGAGGTCGGGGCCACCCTGGTGGCCAAGCGGGACGCGGCCGACGCCGACCCTCTGTTCGGCCCGCTGCCGCTCTCGCCCGACGTCCTGGAGTGGCACCACGACGAGATCGACCGGCTGCCGGCCGGCGCGACGCTGCTGGCCAGCAACCCGCGCTACGACAACCAGGCCTACCGGGTCGGCGAGCACGTCTACGGCCTGCAGTTCCACATCGAGACCGACGAGGCGCTGGTCCGGCAGTGGGCCGAGCACGACCCGGCCGGGGTGGGCAGCAGCGGCCTGGACGTCGAGACCATCTGCGCCCGCGCGGCCGCCGTGCACCCCGACCTCGCCGAGGTCTGGGCGCCGTTCGCCGGCCGGTTCGCCGACCTGGTCCGCGCGCGGGCGCACAGCGGGCACCCGGCGTCCGGCGGCTGA
- a CDS encoding NAD+ synthase translates to MTAPVQLRVALAQVDTRVGDLAGNADLVVDWTRRAAEDAAHLVVFPEMTLTGYPAEDLVLRESFARASEQALVDLAGRLAADGLGGTAVVVGYLAHTEGSGPAPVDRAPTDADDVPGDANPRRGAPRNAAALLHGGAVVARYYKRHLPNYGVFDEARYFVPGTELPVVRLHGVDVALTICEDLWVEGGPCGVAGQAGVDLVVSPNASPYERAKDDLRLPLVQRRAAEAGATIVYCNQVGGQDELVFDGDSLAVSPSGELLARAPQFVEHLLTVDLAIDPATVPERREGRIGPMTVTRHLVSDSPVAPFEPCPGTVVEPLSDCEEVWRALVLGLRDFIDKNGMPSVVLGMSGGIDSALVAALAVDALGAHRVVGVGLPSKYSSEHSLSDAEDSAKRLGMHYSVVPIAPIVEAFAGSVELSGVAAENLQARVRGTLLMGLSNQHGHLLLATSNKSEVAVGYSTLYGDAAGGFAPIKDVLKTLVWDLARWRNAHARDRGEVEPIPQNSIDKPPSAELAPGQQDSDSLPSYSELDAVITDYVDRDLGMAELLERGHDPEVVARVLRLVDTAEFKRRQSAPGTKISLKAFGRDRRLPVTNRWRESLPSVREGAAG, encoded by the coding sequence GTGACTGCACCGGTACAGCTACGCGTCGCGCTCGCCCAGGTCGACACCCGGGTCGGGGACCTGGCGGGCAACGCGGACCTCGTCGTCGACTGGACCCGGCGGGCGGCCGAGGACGCCGCGCACCTGGTCGTCTTCCCGGAGATGACCCTCACCGGCTACCCCGCCGAGGACCTCGTGCTCCGCGAGTCCTTCGCCCGGGCCAGCGAGCAGGCCCTGGTCGACCTCGCCGGCCGGCTCGCCGCCGACGGGCTGGGCGGCACCGCCGTCGTCGTGGGCTACCTGGCGCACACCGAGGGCAGCGGTCCGGCCCCGGTCGACCGGGCGCCCACCGACGCCGACGACGTCCCCGGCGACGCCAACCCGCGCCGCGGCGCCCCGCGCAACGCCGCCGCCCTGCTGCACGGCGGCGCCGTCGTGGCCCGCTACTACAAGCGCCACCTCCCCAACTACGGCGTCTTCGACGAGGCGCGGTACTTCGTGCCCGGCACCGAGCTCCCGGTCGTGCGACTGCACGGCGTCGACGTCGCCCTGACCATCTGCGAGGACCTCTGGGTGGAGGGCGGCCCCTGCGGCGTCGCCGGCCAGGCCGGGGTCGACCTGGTCGTCTCCCCCAACGCCTCCCCGTACGAGCGGGCCAAGGACGACCTGCGGCTGCCGCTGGTGCAACGGCGGGCAGCCGAGGCGGGGGCGACCATCGTCTACTGCAACCAGGTGGGCGGTCAGGACGAGCTGGTCTTCGACGGCGACTCGCTGGCCGTCTCGCCGTCGGGTGAGCTGCTGGCCCGCGCACCGCAGTTCGTCGAGCACCTGCTGACCGTCGACCTGGCGATCGACCCGGCCACCGTGCCCGAGCGGCGGGAGGGCCGGATCGGCCCGATGACGGTCACCCGGCACCTGGTGTCGGACTCCCCGGTCGCGCCGTTCGAGCCGTGCCCGGGCACGGTCGTCGAGCCGCTGAGCGACTGCGAGGAGGTCTGGCGGGCGCTGGTGCTGGGCCTGCGCGACTTCATCGACAAGAACGGCATGCCCTCGGTGGTGCTCGGCATGTCCGGCGGCATCGACTCCGCGCTGGTCGCCGCGCTCGCGGTCGACGCGCTGGGCGCGCACCGGGTGGTCGGCGTCGGGCTGCCGTCGAAGTACTCGAGCGAGCACTCGCTGTCCGACGCGGAGGACTCGGCGAAGCGGCTGGGCATGCACTACTCCGTCGTCCCGATCGCGCCGATCGTCGAGGCGTTCGCCGGGTCGGTCGAGCTGTCCGGGGTGGCGGCGGAGAACCTGCAGGCCCGGGTGCGCGGCACGCTGCTGATGGGGCTGTCCAACCAGCACGGCCACCTGCTGCTGGCCACCAGCAACAAGAGCGAGGTGGCCGTGGGCTACTCGACGCTCTACGGCGACGCCGCCGGTGGCTTCGCGCCGATCAAGGACGTGCTCAAGACGCTGGTCTGGGACCTCGCCCGCTGGCGCAACGCCCACGCCCGGGACCGCGGCGAGGTCGAGCCCATCCCGCAGAACTCGATCGACAAGCCGCCCTCGGCGGAGCTGGCCCCCGGGCAGCAGGACAGCGACTCGCTGCCCAGCTACTCCGAGCTCGACGCCGTCATCACCGACTACGTCGACCGGGACCTCGGGATGGCCGAGCTGCTCGAGCGCGGGCACGACCCCGAGGTCGTCGCCCGGGTGCTGCGGCTGGTCGACACGGCCGAGTTCAAGCGCCGGCAGTCGGCACCGGGCACCAAGATCTCCCTGAAGGCGTTCGGCCGTGACCGGCGGCTGCCGGTCACCAACCGCTGGCGGGAGAGCCTGCCCAGCGTCCGCGAAGGAGCAGCAGGATGA